One Deltaproteobacteria bacterium genomic window, GAGCCGAGGAGGGCAACGTCGGGGTCCCCAAAGAATCGAGAGATTCTTTGGGGTGGAACGAAGCCCAATGTTCGGGGACAAACCGCGTCTTGCCGGCCTTGACCGCCTCGATGGCGGGCTCGGCCAGCGGCTTTGTCTTTACATACCACTGCAGAGAGAGATACGGCTCCACCACCGCCTTGCAACGGTAACAATGCCCCACCGCATGTGTGTGCGGCGCCACTTTCTCGAGCAACTCTTGTGCCTCCAGGTCCTCGACGACTTTCCTGCGGGCGGCCTGAATGCTCAAACCGGCATACGGCCCCCCCGCCTGATTAATCTTTCCATCCTCCGTGAGAATATTGATCCGTTCCAACTGATGCCGATTTCCGATTTCAAAATCGTTGAAATCGTGCGCCGGGGTGATTTTCACCACACCGCTTCCGAAGGTGCGATCGACATATTCGTCGGCAATCACCGGTATCTCTCGGTTGACAAGAGGAAGCAGAACTTTTTTTCCGATCCAGTCTTTGTATCGTTCGTCATCCGGATGAACGGCAACCGCCGTATCACCCAGCATCGTCTCCGGGCGGGTCGTGGCGACAATTAAATCTCCATACCTTACATGCCACAAATGCCCCTTCTGTTCCTCATGTTCGACTTCCAGATCGGATAAAGCGGTATGACAGCGGGGGCACCAGTTGATAAGGCGCAGGCCACGATAGATAAACCCTTCATTATATAATTGCACAAAAACCTTCCGGACCGCCGCCGACAATCCTTCATCCATCGTGAACCGCTCGTGGACGTAATCGCACGAGGCCCCAAGCCTTTTGAGCTGGTTGATGATCGTCCCGCCCGATTCTCTCCGCCACTGCCAGACCCGTTCTACAAATTTTTCGCGGCCAAGATCAAAACGTGTTTTTCCCTCGGCGCTCAACTGTTTTTCAACCACGTTCTGCGTGGCAATTCCCGCATGGTCGGTCCCAACCACCCAGAGGGTGTTGTCCCCTTTCATGCGGCGATAGCGGACAAGGATATCCTGCAGGGTATTGTTTAAGGCATGCCCCATATGGAGCGAACCGGTCACATTGGGGGGGGGGATGACAATGCTATAGGTCCCATACGACTTATCGGACTTATTGGACAAATCGGGGGCAAAATAATTCCTGTCGATCCACTGCTGAATCCAGCGGTCTTCAACGGCATGCGGCTCATAAACTTTAGGAAGTTCTTTCATTAAAAAATGTTATAGGTTATACAAAAAAAACCGGCAAATGAAAAAACACCTTCAGCGTATTCTCCCATGGATTGTCGCCGCCGGCATTCTCTATTTCATGTTCCAAAAAATTCCTCCCACCGACGTCTTGTCAACCATCACCCATGCCGATATCCCCCGTTTCATCTTCTTTGCCATCGCCTACTTTATTGCCATCATGATGGCCGATTGCCTGGGGCTAAAATGGCTTTTAAGCCGATTTTCGACAAAGGTGTCGTTTAAAGAGACCATCCTGATGCGCGGGGCCACCTATCTGCTGATGGTGGTCAATTACAATCTTGCGCAGGGGGGCATTGCTTTTTACCTCCGGCGAACCCATCGGGCCCCCGTTTTTAAAACCCTTGGGGCCATGTTTTATCTGACGGTCGTGGATCTGACGCTGATGCTCACTTTCAGCGTGTTGTCCATCGGCATTCACGATATTGCCTACCGCGGCGTTCCGCTTGGGCCCCTGATCGCAAAGTTCGCCCTGCTGTTTTATGCGGGACTTTTTGTCTGGATCGCCTTCTGGATGCTCATTGACCGCCCCTTTGCCAAAGCGGTTCAAAAAAACAAAACCGTCGCGTGGATTCTCGAACGCCACCTGTTTGTGGCCTTTCGGGGGTCAACGGCAACCGACTATCTCAAGACCGTTCTTTATCGTCTCCCAACCCTTGCGTTGGTTATTTTCTCCATTTTCCTGTGGACAAACGCCTTTCTAAGTTCATTGCCGCTTGCCGATATTTTTCTCTACACGCCGATCATCATGATCGTGGCGTCCCTCCCGATCACTCCGGCGGGGCTGGGAACAGGCCAGGCGCTGTCTGTCGAGTTTTTTAAGACAAACCTGCAGGGCCCCCTGATAACAGGCGGACTGCATAGCGCCGAGGAGCTTATCCTTGCCGGAAGCCTCCTGTGGGCAATGGGCAATTTTATCCTGAAAATCCTGTTTGGTTTTTACTGCCTGAAGCGGAAATCCCGCTCGCTGTTTGAAGAGATAAAATCCCCCCCTTCCCCCTCCGCCACACAACCGGCGGACAGGTTTGACAAAGGGGGGTGAGGGGGAATTTAACGCACCGTGTCTTTTTTAAGCCATCTTTTTGCTTTCGCCCCTCCTCCCCCGCATGCTAAAATTACCAGTGGTTGGGGTGAAGTAAAAAAATGACGGAACTGACTCTGCTCGACACCGGTAGTCTGCCGGAATTTTTCCGGGAAAGGGTGTCGACCTCCATGCAGGACTTGCGCATCAAGGCCAGCCCGCAGGCGGAGTTTTATCTGGTCAACCTCTTGGTCTCCTTTGCACAGACCGAAAAACTGTACGAACGAAACGAAAACGGGGAGCTTGTCGACTCCGCCCTTGCCGTTCTTTTTTTGGAGGGAATGAGCAAAACCGCCTCCGAAAAGATCCCCCTTCTGAAAAAAACGGGGGACATTGCCCTCTATGTCTCCGGTTTTTTTTCGGACAGTTTTTTCAGGAAGGTCATCAATATCGACTATTACATCCGGATGGGGGGTTCCGCCTACTCGTCGGTCTCGCAATTGGTCGAAAAAGATCCGGCCCGCCATTTAAGCGAACTGTTCGGGGAACTGGCGGTCAATTTCATTCCCTTCATGGATGTTATTTCGGAGGTGGCCGACGCCTCGGGGATGAAGAGCGACCAGAATCTTCTGAAACTCTACGAAAAATGGCTGAAGACCGGCTCGGAGCGAACGCGCGAACTTCTCGTCCGCGAAGGGATTATCCCCAACGAGACCGTAAAGACAAAATTCGCCCAATAATGATGATCGCACGGATACAGGCCCAGCTCGAACGCCTCTACGGCATTTTGCTCCCCCAGCGGGTGGAGGAATATCTGGTGAATCGGAAAGAGGCGCTTGAAGTTCTTTCCCTTCCGACCGGCTCAAAGATTCCCAAAGAACTTTTTCTGGTGCGGCAGAACGGCGGTGACGCCCGATCGGGCGATACCCTGGAGATCGCCCTTTTCTTTGACAGCCGGTTGTTGGACAATCTGGAAAAAAACAACCCTTTCTTCTCGCTCAACGACAAAAATCTTTCCGATTTTTGCATCCTCATCGAGGGCGTTTCGCATTTTGTCTATTATCTGTGGAAGGCGCACCAGGGGCATCCCATCACCCAGCTGGAAATGGAGCTTCAGGCCGAGATCGACAAATTCCTCATGCTCCTTTTTTATCTGCGCGCCGACGGCGATCCCGCCCTTCCCCAAAAACTTTTCGACGCCCTCTTTGACCGCTTTACCCTTCTTGAATCCCTGTCGGAAGAAAAAAAGGCCCGTTACCTCACCGCCTCGAGGCTGGCGATGCAATACTGCCACCGCCTGCAGGCGCAATTCTTCCGGCGGCGGGAATTTGAGGATTTAATCGGCGAGATTCGCCGGTTTTACAACTACTCGCAGGAACAGAAGATCAGCCACATTATCCATTGAAGGATGGTTTCACAGGGGCTCGCGTCGCCTCCGCCAAACTGCTCGGCGGACCCGCCGCGTTGTTTGGCGGGCCCTCCAAACCGGCAAAGCCGGATACAAGCCGCGATTTATTCGCGGCGCGTAGCAAACCGTATGGTTTGCGAAGTAAAATAGTCGCCTCCCCCTCAACGCCCTTCGGGCTTATTTCTTGCTTCTTTCCGGTCTGAACTCGCGCAAGATTCCGCCTGCGACCCACATCTCCTGGTCGGCGATGGCGGCGAGTTCTTTGTTCAGACGTTCGCGGTAGTCGGGGCGGGAATTGGATTCGATGGCGATTTTGGCCTGCTCCCCTTTTTGGACGCTCCGGTAACATTCCTCGATCACCGGCTTCAATGCCTTTTCGAACCGCGGCGCCCAGTCGAGCGCCCCGCGTTGAGCCGTGGTGGAGCAATTGGCGTACATCCAGTCCATCCCGTTCTCGCCAATCAGCGGATAGAGGCTACAAAAGGCCTCCTCGATCGATTCGTTATAGGCCTCTGAGGGAGAGTGCCCATGGGCCCGCAACACTTCATACTGCGCCTTGATCGCCCCCTGGATGAGCCCCATCAAGATACAGCGCTCGCCGGTCAAGTCGCTCCGCACCTCGTTTTCGAACGTCGTCTGAAACAGATGCCCGGAGCCAATGGCCATTCCCAGGGCGCAAACCCGGTCAAACGCCCGGCCGGTGAAATCCTGCTTTACGGCGATGGAGGCGTTGATGCCGCGCCCCTCCTGAAAATGGGTTCGAACCGTCAGGCCGCTTCCTTTCGGGGCGCACAAGACGACATCAACATTTTTTGGCGGGACAATTTTTGTGTCGTCGGAAAAGACAATTCCAAACCCGTGCGAGAAATAGAGGCATTTCCCTTCGGTCAGATATTTTTTCAGAGTGGGCCAGAAGGCGATCTGCCCGGCGTCCGAAAGGAGAAACTGGATGGTTGTCCCCTTATCGGAGGCCTCTTCCATCGAAAAAAGATTTTTTCCTTCCACCCAGCCGTCTTTGACCGCCTTGTCCCAGCTCGCCCCTTTGCGCAATCCGATGATGACGTTGAAATTCTGGTCCCGCAGGTTCAGTCCCTGTCCGCGTCCCTGCGGACCGTAGCCCAGAATGGCGATCACCTCCTCTTTGAGGATTTTTTTGAGTTTATCCGGCGGGTAGTCCCCCCGCTCGATAATTTCTTCGGCAATGCCGCCTATATTGATTGTTTTCATAAATCGCCTGTAGCATGAGGCCGTTTAACGGGTCAAGATGCTTTCGCCTGTTGCTTCAACGGCAACCAAAATAGGAGGGCCATGGAGGGGATGGTGGCGACAAAACCCATCAGGAAGAGGTTGGTGTAGCCGAATTTTTCCACGATGATCCCGCCAAAACCGCCGATAAAGGTGGACCCCACGCTCATAATCGCCGTGCCGATGGCAAAGTGGGCCGCCTTGAATTTAGGCGAGCAGAGGCGCATCAGATAAATCATGAGCGCCGCCGATCCCAGCCCGCCAGCGATGTTTTCATAGCCGTGGACAATGGCGATCAATGCGATCCCCATTGTTTCATCAGCCCGCGGTCTCCCTTCCGAAAGAACGAGATAGGCAAGGATATTGATGTTCATCAGAAGGGTGAGTGGCCAGATGGTTTTTTTCAAGCCCCTTTTTCCGATCCACCAGGCCCCAAGCATCGTCCCGGCAATGGCCCCAAAAGAGCCGACAAAGCCGGCAATCCAGGCCAACTGCGTCTTGACCACCCCCAGTTCGCGCAGAAGAAAAGGGGTATTCATGGAAAAAAGGATTTCGTCCCCCAGCTTGTAGGTGGCCACAAAAACCAGAATAAGCGCCACCCGTTCCTGTTTGAAATAACTTTTGAACGAATCGGCGAATTTTTGGCGGACGGCCGGCCATGTCTCCCTCGGGCCGGTTTTTTCCGCTTCAAACCGGGGGAGAAGAAAACGGTGCAAAACCAGAAAGACAAGCATGGTTACAGCCCCCGCCCCGAATCCGTAAAACCAGTTGGCAAGGCCCGCAATTCCCACCAGCGCGCTCCGCGCATAGATGACGGCGATGCGATAGGCCATAACCCGGTGCCCCGTGTA contains:
- the ilvC gene encoding ketol-acid reductoisomerase — protein: MKTINIGGIAEEIIERGDYPPDKLKKILKEEVIAILGYGPQGRGQGLNLRDQNFNVIIGLRKGASWDKAVKDGWVEGKNLFSMEEASDKGTTIQFLLSDAGQIAFWPTLKKYLTEGKCLYFSHGFGIVFSDDTKIVPPKNVDVVLCAPKGSGLTVRTHFQEGRGINASIAVKQDFTGRAFDRVCALGMAIGSGHLFQTTFENEVRSDLTGERCILMGLIQGAIKAQYEVLRAHGHSPSEAYNESIEEAFCSLYPLIGENGMDWMYANCSTTAQRGALDWAPRFEKALKPVIEECYRSVQKGEQAKIAIESNSRPDYRERLNKELAAIADQEMWVAGGILREFRPERSKK
- a CDS encoding flippase-like domain-containing protein; the protein is MKKHLQRILPWIVAAGILYFMFQKIPPTDVLSTITHADIPRFIFFAIAYFIAIMMADCLGLKWLLSRFSTKVSFKETILMRGATYLLMVVNYNLAQGGIAFYLRRTHRAPVFKTLGAMFYLTVVDLTLMLTFSVLSIGIHDIAYRGVPLGPLIAKFALLFYAGLFVWIAFWMLIDRPFAKAVQKNKTVAWILERHLFVAFRGSTATDYLKTVLYRLPTLALVIFSIFLWTNAFLSSLPLADIFLYTPIIMIVASLPITPAGLGTGQALSVEFFKTNLQGPLITGGLHSAEELILAGSLLWAMGNFILKILFGFYCLKRKSRSLFEEIKSPPSPSATQPADRFDKGG